One window of the Chitinophaga niabensis genome contains the following:
- a CDS encoding SusC/RagA family TonB-linked outer membrane protein, with the protein MKLLAYGKAVPRYRYLPAKLLLVMKLTAFLMLIAALHVSAAGFAQKITLSRKNAPLGKIFSDIQAKSGLSILYDSKLIRSAGNRDIDVKDATLEEVLDKCLEGLSLSYVIMDKMIVIRTKTLPAIPVQPPQTVSGAITDEKGLPVIGATVYLKELKRGTLTDVQGKFTLQNVPPGKYTLNVTSIGFEAREEVVTVADQMVTVQLSLKTSINNLKELIVVTALGIRKAAKSVTYNVQTISGSEVNNVKDPSLVNSLTGKIAGMTVNTSSSGPGGATKVVMRGNKSIYGNNNALYVVDGIPLPDLFTQKTTSTDGFSVPGGSDGIANINPDDIETVTALTGASAAALYGSQAANGVILLTTKKGKAGKTTINYSLNANFSRPLLLPEFQNTYGADPAPSFQSWGAKTAANADIKDFFQTGQSYTHAINVSTGTDRNQTYFSAAAVNATGIIPHNTFDRYNFSIRNTSTLLEDKLSLDVNAQYISQQQDNIPVQGQYYNALPGVYLFPRSHNFSSFKNFEQYDPNRNFAVQNWPYGDLGMMLQNPYWVVNRNTNMLKRDRLIASIAAKYTISPSLSLTGRVKQDRVNDQWNAKNYASTVAFLGGVNGKYDNSKSFGRQSYADLILTWNRKMNDFALNVNGGASIQDIQDNTTGWSNGYLSQFANMFTFANVDFTRFAPYDRNDRMQTQAAFATAQLGYKEMLYLEASARNEWSSALSFTQSRSYFYPSVGLTGIISEMAQLPQAITFAKVRAAYSEVANAIPLYISMPTIPIPNGGAIQAIHAKPFQEMKPERTSSFEAGIDLRFFNDQFSVSATYYNTHTKNQFFKVEVSPSVGYNAYYINAGNIQNQGIEANVGYNGRIGNVNWTPALTFALNRNKVVEMLDYTDPFTGQRRTQDEFIVSDFAGYRLIVKKGGSYGDIYAKDVKRDDKGAIVLNDKGLPEVGDFIKVGNANPRYLLGWNNGLTYNRFNLNFLVDARLGGEVVSSTEAIMDNFGVSKRTEEARNNGGVMVNGTKVDAKGYYQNLTGATSSALALYTYSATNVRLRELSLGYTIPAAALNNKLQKIQLSLVARNLWLIYKKAPYDPEITAFTTNQFQGYDYFGMPSLRNIGVNLKVTF; encoded by the coding sequence ATGAAACTACTTGCGTATGGCAAAGCCGTACCACGTTATCGGTATTTGCCTGCTAAATTGTTGCTGGTTATGAAATTAACAGCCTTTCTAATGCTCATTGCAGCGCTTCATGTAAGCGCTGCCGGTTTTGCCCAGAAGATCACGCTTTCCCGCAAGAATGCGCCGCTGGGTAAGATCTTTTCAGATATACAGGCAAAGAGTGGCCTTTCTATTTTATACGATAGCAAACTGATCAGGAGCGCAGGGAACAGAGATATCGATGTAAAGGATGCTACCCTGGAAGAGGTGCTGGACAAATGCCTGGAAGGCCTGTCCCTATCCTATGTGATCATGGACAAAATGATAGTGATCAGAACAAAAACATTACCTGCTATACCTGTTCAGCCACCACAAACAGTCAGCGGTGCTATAACAGACGAAAAAGGATTACCGGTGATCGGTGCTACCGTTTACCTGAAAGAGTTGAAGCGGGGAACACTCACGGATGTACAGGGCAAATTCACCCTGCAAAATGTTCCTCCCGGCAAGTACACGCTGAATGTTACATCCATTGGATTTGAAGCCCGGGAAGAAGTTGTTACGGTAGCCGATCAGATGGTTACCGTACAACTCTCCCTTAAAACCAGCATTAACAACCTGAAAGAACTGATCGTAGTAACAGCACTCGGGATCAGGAAAGCTGCCAAGTCTGTTACCTATAACGTGCAGACCATCTCCGGCAGCGAGGTCAACAACGTAAAAGATCCCAGCCTGGTGAACAGCCTCACCGGTAAAATAGCCGGTATGACGGTGAATACAAGTTCCTCTGGTCCCGGTGGCGCCACTAAAGTGGTGATGAGGGGGAATAAATCTATTTACGGTAATAACAATGCCCTGTACGTAGTGGATGGTATTCCTTTGCCAGACCTTTTTACGCAAAAGACCACTTCTACAGATGGCTTCTCCGTACCCGGCGGCAGCGATGGTATTGCCAACATCAACCCGGATGATATTGAAACCGTCACCGCTTTAACAGGTGCATCGGCTGCAGCCTTGTATGGCAGCCAGGCAGCGAATGGTGTGATATTGCTCACCACCAAAAAAGGAAAAGCAGGAAAGACCACCATCAATTATTCTCTCAACGCCAACTTCAGCCGGCCATTACTGTTGCCTGAATTTCAGAACACCTATGGTGCAGACCCTGCCCCGTCTTTCCAGAGCTGGGGTGCTAAAACGGCTGCCAATGCAGATATAAAGGATTTCTTCCAGACAGGGCAGAGCTATACACATGCCATCAATGTATCTACCGGTACAGATCGCAATCAAACTTATTTCTCTGCTGCCGCAGTGAATGCTACCGGTATCATTCCCCATAATACCTTCGACCGTTATAACTTCAGCATCAGGAATACCAGTACATTACTGGAAGATAAACTGAGCCTGGATGTGAATGCACAATACATCAGCCAGCAGCAGGATAATATTCCTGTTCAGGGACAGTACTATAACGCACTGCCAGGCGTTTATCTTTTCCCCCGCTCGCACAACTTCAGCAGCTTTAAGAACTTTGAACAGTACGATCCCAACCGGAACTTTGCCGTGCAGAACTGGCCTTATGGAGATCTTGGCATGATGCTGCAAAACCCCTACTGGGTAGTGAACAGGAATACCAATATGCTAAAGCGCGACAGGCTCATTGCTTCTATAGCCGCTAAATATACCATCAGCCCATCTTTGAGCCTCACCGGCCGCGTGAAGCAGGACAGGGTGAACGATCAGTGGAACGCAAAGAATTACGCATCTACCGTTGCATTCCTGGGTGGCGTGAATGGAAAGTATGATAACTCAAAGTCTTTTGGAAGACAATCATATGCAGACCTGATCTTAACCTGGAACAGGAAGATGAACGACTTTGCCCTGAATGTAAATGGAGGTGCAAGCATACAGGATATACAGGATAATACAACAGGATGGAGCAACGGATACTTATCACAGTTTGCCAACATGTTCACTTTTGCGAACGTAGACTTTACCCGCTTTGCACCATATGACCGCAACGACCGGATGCAGACACAGGCGGCATTTGCCACTGCCCAGCTGGGTTATAAGGAAATGCTGTACCTGGAAGCATCTGCGCGTAATGAATGGTCTTCTGCCTTATCCTTCACACAAAGCAGATCTTATTTCTATCCTTCCGTAGGGCTCACAGGTATCATCAGCGAAATGGCGCAGTTACCACAGGCGATCACTTTCGCCAAGGTAAGAGCAGCCTATAGTGAAGTGGCGAATGCCATTCCTCTTTACATTTCCATGCCTACCATTCCTATTCCCAACGGTGGCGCCATACAGGCTATTCATGCCAAACCTTTCCAGGAAATGAAACCGGAAAGAACAAGTTCCTTTGAAGCCGGTATCGATCTGCGTTTCTTTAATGATCAGTTCAGTGTTAGTGCCACTTATTATAATACCCATACCAAAAATCAGTTCTTCAAGGTAGAGGTTTCACCTTCTGTTGGTTATAATGCCTACTACATTAATGCCGGTAATATACAGAACCAGGGCATTGAAGCGAATGTGGGATACAATGGCAGGATCGGGAATGTGAACTGGACGCCGGCTCTCACTTTTGCACTGAACCGCAACAAGGTAGTGGAGATGCTGGACTACACAGACCCCTTCACCGGGCAGCGCAGAACGCAGGATGAGTTTATTGTGTCTGACTTTGCCGGTTATCGTTTGATCGTAAAGAAAGGTGGTTCTTATGGTGATATCTATGCAAAGGATGTGAAACGGGATGATAAAGGTGCCATCGTGCTGAATGATAAAGGACTTCCTGAAGTAGGAGATTTTATCAAAGTAGGTAATGCCAATCCCCGTTACCTGCTGGGATGGAACAATGGGCTTACTTATAACCGGTTTAACCTGAACTTCCTGGTAGATGCAAGGCTGGGAGGAGAAGTGGTGTCTTCCACGGAAGCTATCATGGATAATTTTGGTGTGTCCAAACGTACAGAAGAAGCGAGGAATAATGGCGGTGTGATGGTGAATGGTACAAAGGTGGATGCAAAAGGATATTATCAGAACCTTACCGGTGCAACTTCCTCTGCGCTGGCATTGTATACTTACAGTGCTACGAATGTGAGACTGAGAGAACTGTCCCTCGGTTACACCATTCCCGCTGCCGCACTCAATAATAAATTACAGAAGATACAATTATCCCTTGTAGCAAGGAATCTTTGGCTGATCTATAAAAAGGCGCCTTATGATCCGGAGATCACGGCATTTACCACTAACCAGTTCCAGGGTTATGATTATTTCGGTATGCCCAGTTTGAGGAACATTGGCGTAAACTTAAAAGTCACCTTTTAA
- a CDS encoding FecR family protein, with amino-acid sequence MEKYAAGRLSAEEEQRFRSWMEEVSPAEFQSLLDEAPHIPAVFKEWHSPSPAFIQQLEQRLDERSGKTKIFTFTRMVAAASVIVLAVIAAVYFNQKTPLQQVAQQQQQQPDIRPGGNRATLRLGDGTVIALDSANEGELTRQGNTRIIKLSNGQLAYHGGDEHAAPVFNTITTPNGGQYQVELPDGSKAWLNAASSLRFPSYFAGEERMVELEGEGYFEVAANAAKPFRVKIREGVVEVLGTSFNINAYADESASRTTLLQGAVKVHKGTEAMLLKPGQQAVISNGTITKLPNADTEQAIAWKNGFFQFDGIGLPELMRQVSRWYNLEVKFEGKIPEREFAGKISRDVNLRDVLNALQINGVNFKRTGNILVVTP; translated from the coding sequence ATGGAAAAATACGCCGCCGGCCGCCTGTCTGCTGAGGAAGAACAACGCTTCCGGAGCTGGATGGAAGAGGTAAGCCCTGCGGAGTTCCAGTCCCTGCTGGACGAAGCCCCTCATATTCCTGCTGTTTTTAAAGAATGGCATTCTCCTTCTCCTGCATTTATCCAACAGTTGGAACAGCGGCTGGATGAACGTTCCGGTAAAACAAAGATCTTCACGTTTACCCGTATGGTAGCGGCTGCTTCTGTTATAGTGCTGGCAGTGATCGCAGCTGTCTATTTCAATCAAAAAACACCTTTACAGCAGGTAGCACAGCAGCAGCAACAACAACCTGATATCCGCCCCGGCGGGAACAGGGCCACACTGCGGTTGGGAGATGGTACTGTCATAGCGCTGGATAGTGCTAACGAAGGAGAATTAACCCGCCAGGGGAATACCCGGATCATCAAACTCTCCAATGGCCAGTTGGCCTATCATGGCGGAGATGAACATGCTGCCCCGGTTTTCAATACGATCACTACACCTAATGGCGGCCAATACCAGGTTGAATTACCGGATGGCTCAAAAGCCTGGCTGAATGCAGCTTCTTCTTTACGTTTCCCCAGTTACTTTGCAGGAGAGGAGCGGATGGTGGAACTGGAAGGAGAAGGATATTTTGAAGTAGCTGCCAATGCTGCCAAACCTTTCCGTGTAAAGATCAGGGAAGGCGTGGTGGAAGTACTGGGTACCAGTTTCAATATCAATGCTTATGCAGACGAAAGTGCGTCCAGAACAACCCTGTTGCAGGGTGCTGTTAAAGTGCATAAAGGAACGGAGGCCATGCTGCTGAAACCCGGCCAGCAGGCCGTAATCAGCAATGGCACCATCACAAAATTACCGAACGCAGATACAGAACAGGCGATTGCCTGGAAGAATGGTTTCTTTCAGTTCGATGGGATCGGACTTCCGGAGCTGATGCGCCAGGTCTCCCGCTGGTACAACCTGGAAGTGAAGTTTGAAGGAAAGATACCCGAGCGTGAATTTGCCGGTAAGATCTCGCGGGACGTGAATTTGCGGGATGTGCTGAATGCCCTTCAGATCAATGGCGTGAATTTTAAAAGAACAGGAAATATACTCGTAGTAACACCTTAA
- a CDS encoding RNA polymerase sigma factor produces MLSFPANSEHINESSLLKKASAGDRIAFSTLYTHYFPRLYRFVFFINQSREDTEEILQDVFLKIWDKKESLLRIRSFEDYIFRMAKNKLFDLAKKNKANSKMIHRLMPLQMEAGNDATDEVTFKEYHRVAMEAITHLPERKRTVFLMSVEEDMSLDEIASELKISRSAVKKHLYAAVRTIKEQLRLHAEWTVGIIIFLLF; encoded by the coding sequence ATGTTGTCCTTTCCCGCTAACAGTGAGCACATTAATGAAAGTTCCCTTCTGAAAAAGGCTTCGGCAGGGGACAGGATTGCATTTTCCACCCTGTATACGCATTATTTCCCCCGTCTTTACCGTTTCGTTTTTTTCATTAACCAGTCCCGCGAGGATACAGAAGAAATATTGCAGGATGTATTCCTGAAGATCTGGGATAAGAAAGAATCCCTGCTCCGTATCCGTTCTTTTGAGGATTATATCTTCCGGATGGCCAAGAACAAGCTGTTTGACCTGGCGAAAAAGAACAAAGCGAATTCAAAGATGATCCACCGGCTGATGCCCCTGCAAATGGAGGCCGGCAATGACGCTACGGATGAAGTAACCTTTAAGGAGTATCACCGGGTGGCCATGGAAGCCATTACCCATTTACCGGAGCGCAAACGCACCGTTTTCCTCATGAGTGTGGAGGAAGATATGTCGCTTGATGAAATTGCCTCCGAACTGAAAATATCCCGTTCTGCCGTTAAGAAACATCTCTATGCCGCCGTCCGCACCATTAAAGAACAGCTGCGCCTGCATGCTGAATGGACGGTAGGGATAATTATTTTCCTTTTATTTTGA
- a CDS encoding NADH-quinone oxidoreductase subunit N, with product MSTSDLLSLMPLVIISGSAVIAMLLVAIKRNHRIMHAFSVLAFMAALLSLFVQPYTVPYIIAPLFVVDAFALFNTGLILVAGLSVLFLSFKYFEQREERKEEYYILLLLATVGGMVLVISQHFISLFLGLETMSISLYGLIAYLRARERSDEAGIKYLLLAALSSAFLLFGMALVYAFTGTMEFEGIGAYLKQAGTVPVTVVAGFGLMMIGVGFKLGIVPFHMWTPDIYEGAPLPVAAYIATVSKGSMLVLLMRFYRDIDGYEYTILWWVFAIIAMASMFVGNWLALLQQNVKRLLAYSSIAHMGYILIAFLAGQLAGQEAVIFYLVAYVITSIGAFGVLAILSDKIRDAELLDDFSGLFWRHPWLATVFTGMLLSLAGIPLTAGFIGKFYIIAAGVDAGLWLLLILLIVNSVIGLFYYIRIIAVMFQPLTENTPTLTRQALPFFGVFALSALMGLLIWLGVYPSTLIALIRDMMLTMG from the coding sequence ATGTCAACATCAGATCTTTTAAGTTTAATGCCTTTGGTGATCATCAGCGGATCGGCAGTGATAGCCATGTTGCTGGTAGCCATCAAAAGGAATCACCGCATCATGCATGCTTTTTCTGTGTTGGCATTTATGGCGGCCTTATTATCCCTGTTTGTACAACCCTATACCGTTCCTTACATCATTGCCCCCTTATTTGTAGTGGACGCATTCGCATTGTTTAATACCGGCCTGATACTGGTGGCGGGATTGAGTGTGTTATTCCTTTCATTCAAATATTTTGAACAAAGGGAAGAAAGGAAAGAGGAATACTATATTCTGTTACTGCTCGCCACAGTAGGGGGCATGGTGCTGGTGATCAGCCAGCATTTTATTTCTTTGTTCCTTGGCCTGGAAACCATGAGCATCAGCCTCTATGGCCTGATCGCTTACCTGCGTGCACGCGAGCGTTCTGATGAAGCAGGTATCAAATATCTTTTATTAGCTGCACTCTCTTCTGCTTTTCTATTGTTCGGAATGGCATTGGTATATGCTTTCACCGGTACCATGGAATTTGAAGGGATAGGCGCCTATCTTAAGCAGGCCGGAACGGTACCGGTAACAGTAGTGGCTGGTTTTGGCCTGATGATGATAGGGGTTGGTTTTAAACTCGGCATTGTACCTTTTCATATGTGGACGCCGGATATTTACGAAGGCGCGCCATTACCTGTGGCCGCTTACATCGCCACTGTATCCAAAGGCAGCATGCTGGTGTTGCTTATGCGTTTCTACAGGGACATTGATGGCTATGAATACACCATCCTCTGGTGGGTGTTTGCCATCATTGCCATGGCCAGTATGTTCGTAGGCAACTGGCTGGCTTTGTTGCAACAGAATGTAAAACGCTTGCTGGCCTATTCTTCCATCGCACACATGGGGTATATCCTCATTGCTTTCCTGGCCGGGCAACTGGCAGGCCAGGAGGCCGTGATCTTTTACCTGGTGGCTTATGTGATCACCAGCATTGGTGCATTTGGGGTATTAGCCATCTTATCTGATAAAATAAGGGATGCAGAGTTGCTCGATGATTTTTCCGGCCTCTTCTGGCGGCATCCCTGGCTGGCTACTGTGTTTACAGGCATGTTGCTGTCCCTTGCCGGTATTCCGCTTACCGCCGGTTTTATAGGTAAGTTCTATATTATCGCAGCGGGGGTGGATGCAGGTTTATGGCTGCTGCTGATCTTATTGATCGTCAATAGCGTAATAGGATTGTTCTATTATATCCGCATCATTGCCGTCATGTTCCAGCCCCTTACGGAAAATACGCCTACACTTACCCGGCAGGCTTTGCCTTTCTTTGGCGTCTTTGCATTAAGCGCTTTAATGGGATTGTTAATCTGGCTGGGTGTATATCCTTCCACCCTGATAGCCCTGATCAGGGATATGATGTTAACAATGGGCTAG
- the nuoM gene encoding NADH-quinone oxidoreductase subunit M, producing MILFLFILIPIAGGLLAWISAAWNKTLPRWIALLVMLFELVLAAMLWWQLDDVTRWSSDQWIDTFQRPWMPRFGISFSLAMDGLSLLMLVLTFFLGTLSVLVSWNEIKERSGFFHFNLLFVLGGITGVFLTMDLFLFYFFWEVMLIPMYFLIGIWGHANRTYAAFKFFIFTQAGGLLMLLAILGLYFVHAHSTGVFTFSYFELLDTPMEQNVGRWLMLGFLIAFIVKLPAFPFHTWLPDAHTEAPTAGSVILAGLLLKTGAYGILRFVIPLFPEASHFFAPWIMLLGAIGILYGGKLAYAQTDLKRLVAYTSVSHMGFVLLGAFAFNALAWQGVVMQMITHGISTGALFMIAGSLYERLHTRELGKMGGLWPAIPRMGVVSMVFVMASLGLPGLGNFVAEFLILVGSWQAQPVLTIAATIGLVVATVYSLRIMQKIFFGTSQREYKLPDLSFREGLMMAPLVIAIIWLGVYPQPVINAVKPTIPAVVQAPPVQPVPIAIHPTK from the coding sequence ATGATCCTTTTTCTCTTCATACTTATCCCAATTGCCGGTGGCCTGCTGGCCTGGATAAGCGCAGCATGGAACAAAACCCTGCCCCGCTGGATAGCGTTACTCGTTATGCTTTTTGAACTGGTGCTGGCAGCCATGTTATGGTGGCAGCTGGATGATGTGACCCGCTGGAGCAGTGATCAATGGATAGATACCTTTCAACGCCCCTGGATGCCCCGTTTCGGTATCAGCTTTTCATTAGCCATGGATGGTTTGAGCCTGCTGATGCTGGTACTTACTTTTTTCCTGGGTACTTTATCCGTATTGGTATCGTGGAATGAGATCAAAGAGCGCAGCGGTTTCTTTCACTTTAACCTCCTGTTTGTACTGGGTGGCATTACCGGTGTATTCCTCACCATGGATCTCTTCCTTTTCTATTTCTTCTGGGAAGTGATGCTGATCCCCATGTACTTCCTGATAGGCATCTGGGGCCATGCCAACCGTACCTATGCAGCATTTAAATTCTTCATCTTCACACAGGCAGGCGGGTTACTGATGTTACTCGCCATCCTGGGATTATATTTTGTACATGCGCACAGTACAGGCGTATTTACCTTCTCTTATTTTGAATTGCTGGATACACCTATGGAACAGAATGTAGGCCGCTGGCTGATGTTAGGCTTTCTCATAGCCTTCATCGTAAAGCTGCCTGCTTTTCCGTTCCATACCTGGTTGCCCGATGCGCATACAGAAGCGCCTACTGCAGGTTCTGTGATATTGGCAGGCCTGTTGCTGAAAACAGGCGCCTATGGTATCCTCCGTTTTGTGATCCCTTTATTCCCGGAAGCAAGTCACTTTTTTGCACCCTGGATCATGCTGCTGGGTGCCATTGGTATCCTCTACGGCGGTAAACTCGCTTATGCACAAACAGATCTCAAGCGGCTGGTAGCCTATACCAGTGTAAGCCATATGGGATTTGTATTGCTGGGTGCATTTGCATTCAATGCACTGGCCTGGCAGGGAGTGGTGATGCAGATGATCACACATGGTATCAGTACCGGTGCATTGTTCATGATTGCCGGTTCTTTATATGAAAGACTGCATACGCGTGAGTTGGGCAAGATGGGCGGTTTGTGGCCCGCCATACCCAGGATGGGCGTAGTGTCTATGGTGTTTGTGATGGCGTCTCTTGGCTTACCGGGACTGGGGAATTTCGTTGCAGAATTCCTGATACTGGTGGGCAGCTGGCAGGCGCAGCCGGTACTTACTATTGCAGCTACCATAGGTTTGGTAGTAGCCACTGTTTATTCATTGCGGATCATGCAGAAGATTTTTTTTGGTACATCACAAAGGGAATACAAACTGCCCGATCTGTCTTTCCGCGAAGGCCTGATGATGGCGCCTTTAGTGATTGCGATCATCTGGCTGGGCGTATATCCGCAACCGGTGATCAATGCGGTGAAACCAACCATCCCGGCCGTTGTGCAGGCACCACCTGTACAGCCGGTACCTATTGCTATCCATCCAACTAAATAA
- the nuoL gene encoding NADH-quinone oxidoreductase subunit L, with translation MQWIYLIPALPFLGALILILFSGRIGKMGVSLIGCGSIGLAALITCIAGAQFISGNVQSFVLPLWNWMQIGDFHAGITLNLDPLSLAFTFVITFVGFLIHVYSTGYMADDPDFSRFFACMNLFVGAMLMLVLADNLLLLYFGWEGVGLCSYLLIGFWYKDPANGAAARKAFIVTRVGDTAMAIALFMLVQHTGSLQLSTVLAKASVLWTTGDSTVVIIAFLLLGGAVGKSAQLPLQTWLPDAMAGPTPVSALIHAATMVTAGVYLIARTNVLFTLSPAAQAAVAIVGAVTLLLAGCSAFVQTDIKRVLAYSTISQIGYMFLALGVGAWSAAIFHFITHAFFKALLFMSAGAIIVALHHEQDMFKMGGLRKKLQGVFIVFLIGSASLAALPFVTAGFYSKDQIVWLAWTSAQGNEIYWIASLIGAFITAMYTFRMVFLVFYGEEKTHVHHRPGNNMMIPLYILAVLSTLAGFIELPHTLGHLTLLSDFLAPVLPAAAAHHGSTALEWTSQGIAALLSFGGIYLVWRVLHVPFPDGLKQFWKNGWGFDAAYNWVFIKPFVYLARINRKDIVDKLYTGLATITRSFHRMMSATQSGILRWYIMGIVMGAVVILSVIIWRQYAV, from the coding sequence ATGCAATGGATCTATCTGATACCGGCACTCCCTTTCCTGGGTGCATTGATCCTGATCCTCTTCTCAGGAAGGATCGGTAAAATGGGCGTATCGCTGATCGGATGCGGCAGTATTGGCCTGGCTGCATTGATCACCTGTATAGCGGGCGCACAGTTCATTTCCGGGAATGTACAAAGCTTTGTACTGCCTTTATGGAACTGGATGCAGATAGGCGATTTTCATGCAGGCATCACCTTAAACCTTGATCCTTTATCCCTTGCCTTTACTTTTGTGATCACTTTTGTAGGTTTTCTCATTCATGTATATTCTACCGGTTACATGGCAGACGATCCGGATTTCTCCCGCTTCTTTGCCTGTATGAACCTTTTTGTTGGCGCCATGCTCATGCTGGTGCTGGCAGATAATTTGTTGCTCCTGTATTTTGGATGGGAAGGTGTGGGCCTTTGCAGTTACCTCCTGATCGGTTTCTGGTATAAAGATCCTGCCAATGGTGCCGCTGCCCGCAAAGCCTTTATTGTAACAAGGGTAGGGGATACGGCCATGGCCATTGCATTGTTCATGCTGGTACAACATACCGGCAGTTTACAACTCAGCACTGTGTTAGCCAAAGCTTCTGTACTCTGGACCACAGGTGACAGCACCGTAGTGATCATTGCATTTTTACTGCTTGGCGGTGCAGTGGGTAAATCAGCACAGCTGCCTTTACAAACCTGGTTACCGGATGCCATGGCCGGGCCAACACCCGTGAGTGCATTGATCCATGCTGCCACAATGGTAACTGCAGGTGTATACCTGATAGCCCGTACCAATGTATTATTCACTTTATCACCTGCGGCACAGGCCGCTGTTGCTATCGTAGGTGCAGTTACGCTATTGCTGGCAGGCTGCAGTGCGTTTGTACAAACAGATATCAAAAGGGTACTGGCTTATTCCACCATCAGCCAGATAGGATATATGTTCCTGGCATTAGGTGTTGGCGCATGGTCTGCTGCTATCTTTCATTTCATCACACATGCCTTTTTCAAAGCGCTGCTCTTTATGAGTGCGGGTGCAATTATTGTAGCCCTGCATCATGAGCAGGATATGTTTAAGATGGGTGGTTTGCGTAAGAAGCTGCAGGGTGTGTTCATAGTATTCCTCATAGGTTCCGCATCGCTGGCAGCGCTGCCTTTTGTTACGGCAGGGTTCTACAGCAAAGACCAGATCGTTTGGCTGGCCTGGACCTCCGCACAGGGCAATGAGATCTATTGGATAGCCTCGCTCATTGGAGCTTTCATAACGGCCATGTATACTTTCAGGATGGTGTTCCTGGTGTTCTATGGAGAAGAGAAAACACATGTACATCACAGGCCGGGTAATAACATGATGATCCCGCTGTACATCCTGGCGGTATTATCCACACTCGCAGGTTTTATTGAACTACCACATACACTGGGACATCTTACATTGCTCAGCGACTTCCTGGCACCTGTATTGCCAGCCGCAGCAGCACATCATGGCAGCACTGCACTGGAGTGGACATCCCAGGGCATTGCTGCCTTATTATCTTTTGGAGGTATTTACCTGGTATGGCGGGTTTTACATGTTCCCTTCCCAGATGGCCTGAAGCAGTTCTGGAAGAACGGTTGGGGATTTGATGCAGCTTATAACTGGGTATTTATAAAACCCTTTGTATACCTGGCCCGCATCAATCGTAAAGATATTGTAGATAAATTATACACCGGCCTGGCTACGATCACCCGTTCTTTCCACCGCATGATGTCTGCCACGCAAAGTGGCATCCTGCGCTGGTATATCATGGGTATTGTAATGGGCGCAGTAGTGATATTGAGTGTGATCATCTGGAGACAATATGCAGTTTGA
- the nuoK gene encoding NADH-quinone oxidoreductase subunit NuoK has protein sequence MITSTTAGLILAGVLFVLGLISMLIRRNIIFMLISVEIMLNAAGLAFIVAAARWGQPDGQIMFMFILAMAAAEVSVGLALILQLYHQLKTLDSDEASKMRG, from the coding sequence ATGATCACCTCCACTACAGCAGGGTTGATCCTTGCAGGCGTTTTATTTGTATTGGGCCTTATCAGTATGCTGATCCGGCGCAATATCATCTTTATGCTGATCTCTGTAGAGATCATGCTCAATGCTGCAGGGCTGGCCTTCATTGTTGCAGCTGCCCGCTGGGGGCAGCCGGACGGGCAGATCATGTTCATGTTCATCCTGGCTATGGCAGCAGCAGAAGTATCTGTGGGCCTGGCCCTGATCTTACAGTTATATCACCAGTTAAAAACATTGGATAGTGATGAAGCCAGTAAAATGAGAGGATAA
- the nuoJ gene encoding NADH-quinone oxidoreductase subunit J, whose product MGAAFYIAGTIAVLSTLMVITRYNIMHALLYLVVSFLSVAVIFYLYGAPFMAALEVIVYAGAIMVLIIFFVMMLNLGPQTAGDEQLWLTPRIWIGPSILCLVLLAELGYLIVQQSSAADDIVVVDPKTVGKSLFGPYILAVELAGMLLMAGIVGAYHLGRQRKKITHRFLERTSS is encoded by the coding sequence ATGGGAGCAGCATTCTATATCGCAGGCACAATAGCAGTATTATCCACTTTGATGGTGATCACCCGGTATAACATCATGCATGCATTGTTATACTTAGTGGTATCCTTCTTAAGCGTGGCAGTGATATTCTATTTGTATGGCGCTCCTTTTATGGCTGCGCTGGAAGTGATCGTTTATGCAGGTGCCATCATGGTACTCATTATATTTTTTGTAATGATGCTGAACCTCGGCCCGCAAACGGCAGGGGACGAACAATTATGGCTAACGCCGCGGATCTGGATAGGGCCTTCCATTCTTTGCCTGGTATTACTGGCAGAGCTGGGATACCTTATTGTACAGCAATCTTCGGCGGCGGATGATATTGTAGTGGTAGACCCAAAAACAGTGGGCAAAAGTTTGTTCGGTCCCTACATTCTGGCGGTGGAGTTGGCGGGCATGTTGCTGATGGCCGGGATCGTAGGGGCCTATCATTTAGGCCGGCAAAGAAAAAAGATCACTCACAGATTCCTTGAAAGAACATCATCATGA